DNA sequence from the Chamaesiphon minutus PCC 6605 genome:
AACAGTCATGTAGTCATCCCAAAAAGCGCGCTCCTTCGCATCATTAGTGGAAAATTTCCAGTTTTTTTCAGGGCGATCGATTCGTTCTAAAAAGCGTTTCTTTTGTTCTTCTTTGGAGACATTCAGGAAAAATTTCAGGATTACTGTGCCGTTCTTGACAAGATACTTCTCGAAGTGATTGATCTCCTCAAACCGCTGCTGCCACAGGTGTTTGTCGATGAGGCTAGGCGGCAGGTGCCGTTGCTCGATAATTTCTGGATGGACTCGGGTGATTAAGATTTCCTCGTAATAAGAGCGATTAAAAATGCCAATTTTTCCGCGTTCTGGTAGTGCTTTGGAACATCGCCAGAGATAGTCGTGATTCAACTCTTCTGTGGACGGAGCTTTTAAGCTATGCACTTGACATCCCTGGGGATTGATACCGGACATTACATGCTTGATAGTGCTATCTTTACCCGCCGCATCCATCGCTTGAAAAATAATCAGCAACGAGTAAGTATTTTGGGCATACAGCAGATCTTGGTAATGTGCTAAAGCCTCAATGACTTCCTGTAAGTCACTTTCAGAGTCTGACT
Encoded proteins:
- a CDS encoding polyphosphate kinase 2 family protein; this encodes MRSFMVPPGQKISLAKDYDPDYKAHYLKKSDSESDLQEVIEALAHYQDLLYAQNTYSLLIIFQAMDAAGKDSTIKHVMSGINPQGCQVHSLKAPSTEELNHDYLWRCSKALPERGKIGIFNRSYYEEILITRVHPEIIEQRHLPPSLIDKHLWQQRFEEINHFEKYLVKNGTVILKFFLNVSKEEQKKRFLERIDRPEKNWKFSTNDAKERAFWDDYMTVYEDMFNHTSTEAAPWHIISADHKWFTRLAVAGIIYAQLKELNLHYPTVSEEKHQELLQAKAMLESDS